A stretch of the Aphis gossypii isolate Hap1 chromosome 2, ASM2018417v2, whole genome shotgun sequence genome encodes the following:
- the LOC114122919 gene encoding protein LSM14 homolog B isoform X3 — MSMPELGSKISLISKADIRYEGKLFTVDPQECTIALSHVQSFGTEDRPTEFKVPAQSQIYNYILFRGSDIKDIKVITPQIALNDPAIVQLSVPPNNMGGFNANYQSMDELGSVNQVGNSYNPMSGVNLNAGPSHKQANVLDLISGGSRSSTPAQPNVFNGQRNSPTFDQSIQTGNQQSPGNGRGGRNQRNRSTSSSDTRKQVRQQGQNYQRNDQQQHYQQRNDQQYQRNDFQHQDNNQHFANRQGGNRNMNGRNWNNHQNNQQQQQQQVRRQNPVPNNTTGGRSFYNRSTGLPAPSKAQGPRTNSLKFDEDYDFDKANSEFQEIIKKLSRTKIDDGLDDSTEEVTIVNGASSVNGDSLLHLNDGEQVPIKKNLRIESGNEIAIVENENEGDDDQKTFYDKSKSFFDSISCEAVERSKGHSQRTDWRTERKLNSETFGVAMARRGQYHRGRGGYYNNNNTNYRTNPNSYNNGNNYNNNRQGVNYNYRQQSNNGYMRNNPGNRGYNYRPRSTNKQDQRQPNAVSPQRVAVA; from the exons ATGAGTATGCCGGAATTAGGAAGCAAGATCAGCCTAATATCAAAGGCCGATATTAGGTATGAGGGTAAACTGTTCACAGTCGACCCACAGGAATGTACCATTGCCTTGTCTCAcg TACAATCTTTTGGAACAGAGGATCGTCCTACAGAATTTAAGGTTCCAGCACAAAgtcaaatatataactatatattatttcgtggCTCCgatattaaagatattaaagtTATCACTCCTCAAATAGCTCTTAATGATCCTGCTATTGTACag ctatCGGTACCTCCAAATAATATGGGTGGCTTTAATGCTAATTATCAATCTATGGATGAACTAGGTTCAGTCAATCAGGTTGGAAACTCTTATAACCCTATGTCCGGTGTGAACTTAAATGCTGGACCATCACATAAGCAAGCAA ATGTCCTGGATTTAATATCTGGTGGTTCCCGTTCATCTACACCTGCCCAgccaaatgtttttaatggtCAACGTAATAGCCCAACTTTTGATCAAAGTATTCAGACTGGAAATCAACAAAGTCCTGGAAATGGAAGAGGAGGAAGAAACCAGCGTAATAGATCTACATCTTCGTCTGATACTCGTAAACAAGTTAGACAACAAgg acaAAATTATCAAAGGAATGATCAGCAGCAGCATTACCAACAACGGAATGACCAACAATATCAAAGGAACGATTTTCAACATCAGGATAATAATCAACATTTC GCTAACCGTCAAGGCGGGAATAGGAATATGAACGGCCGAAATTGGAATAATCACCAAAATAAtcagcagcaacagcaacaacaaGTTAGAAGACAGAATCCGGTTCCAAATAATACTACGGGAGGacgttcattttataatagatctACTGGTCTTCCAGCTCCTAGTAAAGCACAGGGACCTAGAACAAATTCATTGAAATTTGATGAAGATTATGATTTTGATAAGGCAAATAGTGAATTTCAggagattataaaaaaactatcgaGAACcaaaatag ATGATGGTTTAGATGATTCAACCGAAGAAGTTACTATTGTAAATGGAGCATCATCTGTAAATGGTGATTCTTTACTCCATTTAAATGACGGAGAACAAGttcccataaaaaaaaatcttcgtATTGAAAGTGGAAATGAAATTGCTATTGTAGAAAATGAAAACGAAGGCGATGATgatcaaaaaacattttatgataaatccAAATCATTCTTTGATTCAATTAGCTGTGAAGCAGTTGAAAGAAGCAAagg acaTTCTCAAAGGACTGATTGGCGTACGGAACGTAAATTAAATTCAGAGACATTTGGTGTAGCTATGGCAAGGCGTGGTCAATACCACCGTGGTCGTGGAggatattataacaacaataacactAATTACCGTACTAATCCAAACTCCTACAACAATGGTaacaattacaataacaaCCGTCAAGGAGTGAATTACAACTACCGTCAACAATCGAATAATGGATACATGCGTAATAATCCTGGTAACCGTGGCTATAACTACCGTCCAAGATCAACCAACAAACAAGATCAACGCCAACCAAATGCAGTATCTCCTCAACGAGTAGcag taGCCTGA
- the LOC114122919 gene encoding protein LSM14 homolog B-B isoform X2 has product MSMPELGSKISLISKADIRYEGKLFTVDPQECTIALSHVQSFGTEDRPTEFKVPAQSQIYNYILFRGSDIKDIKVITPQIALNDPAIVQLSVPPNNMGGFNANYQSMDELGSVNQVGNSYNPMSGVNLNAGPSHKQASESPLILDPQPVIQQKQPMTAQSDVLDLISGGSRSSTPAQPNVFNGQRNSPTFDQSIQTGNQQSPGNGRGGRNQRNRSTSSSDTRKQVRQQGQNYQRNDQQQHYQQRNDQQYQRNDFQHQDNNQHFANRQGGNRNMNGRNWNNHQNNQQQQQQQVRRQNPVPNNTTGGRSFYNRSTGLPAPSKAQGPRTNSLKFDEDYDFDKANSEFQEIIKKLSRTKIDDGLDDSTEEVTIVNGASSVNGDSLLHLNDGEQVPIKKNLRIESGNEIAIVENENEGDDDQKTFYDKSKSFFDSISCEAVERSKGHSQRTDWRTERKLNSETFGVAMARRGQYHRGRGGYYNNNNTNYRTNPNSYNNGNNYNNNRQGVNYNYRQQSNNGYMRNNPGNRGYNYRPRSTNKQDQRQPNAVSPQRVAA; this is encoded by the exons ATGAGTATGCCGGAATTAGGAAGCAAGATCAGCCTAATATCAAAGGCCGATATTAGGTATGAGGGTAAACTGTTCACAGTCGACCCACAGGAATGTACCATTGCCTTGTCTCAcg TACAATCTTTTGGAACAGAGGATCGTCCTACAGAATTTAAGGTTCCAGCACAAAgtcaaatatataactatatattatttcgtggCTCCgatattaaagatattaaagtTATCACTCCTCAAATAGCTCTTAATGATCCTGCTATTGTACag ctatCGGTACCTCCAAATAATATGGGTGGCTTTAATGCTAATTATCAATCTATGGATGAACTAGGTTCAGTCAATCAGGTTGGAAACTCTTATAACCCTATGTCCGGTGTGAACTTAAATGCTGGACCATCACATAAGCAAGCAAGTGAGTCTCCTCTGATTTTAGACCCACAACCAGTAATTCAGCAGAAACAACCGATGACTGCCCAATCTG ATGTCCTGGATTTAATATCTGGTGGTTCCCGTTCATCTACACCTGCCCAgccaaatgtttttaatggtCAACGTAATAGCCCAACTTTTGATCAAAGTATTCAGACTGGAAATCAACAAAGTCCTGGAAATGGAAGAGGAGGAAGAAACCAGCGTAATAGATCTACATCTTCGTCTGATACTCGTAAACAAGTTAGACAACAAgg acaAAATTATCAAAGGAATGATCAGCAGCAGCATTACCAACAACGGAATGACCAACAATATCAAAGGAACGATTTTCAACATCAGGATAATAATCAACATTTC GCTAACCGTCAAGGCGGGAATAGGAATATGAACGGCCGAAATTGGAATAATCACCAAAATAAtcagcagcaacagcaacaacaaGTTAGAAGACAGAATCCGGTTCCAAATAATACTACGGGAGGacgttcattttataatagatctACTGGTCTTCCAGCTCCTAGTAAAGCACAGGGACCTAGAACAAATTCATTGAAATTTGATGAAGATTATGATTTTGATAAGGCAAATAGTGAATTTCAggagattataaaaaaactatcgaGAACcaaaatag ATGATGGTTTAGATGATTCAACCGAAGAAGTTACTATTGTAAATGGAGCATCATCTGTAAATGGTGATTCTTTACTCCATTTAAATGACGGAGAACAAGttcccataaaaaaaaatcttcgtATTGAAAGTGGAAATGAAATTGCTATTGTAGAAAATGAAAACGAAGGCGATGATgatcaaaaaacattttatgataaatccAAATCATTCTTTGATTCAATTAGCTGTGAAGCAGTTGAAAGAAGCAAagg acaTTCTCAAAGGACTGATTGGCGTACGGAACGTAAATTAAATTCAGAGACATTTGGTGTAGCTATGGCAAGGCGTGGTCAATACCACCGTGGTCGTGGAggatattataacaacaataacactAATTACCGTACTAATCCAAACTCCTACAACAATGGTaacaattacaataacaaCCGTCAAGGAGTGAATTACAACTACCGTCAACAATCGAATAATGGATACATGCGTAATAATCCTGGTAACCGTGGCTATAACTACCGTCCAAGATCAACCAACAAACAAGATCAACGCCAACCAAATGCAGTATCTCCTCAACGAGTAGcag CCTGA
- the LOC114122919 gene encoding protein LSM14 homolog B-B isoform X1: MSMPELGSKISLISKADIRYEGKLFTVDPQECTIALSHVQSFGTEDRPTEFKVPAQSQIYNYILFRGSDIKDIKVITPQIALNDPAIVQLSVPPNNMGGFNANYQSMDELGSVNQVGNSYNPMSGVNLNAGPSHKQASESPLILDPQPVIQQKQPMTAQSDVLDLISGGSRSSTPAQPNVFNGQRNSPTFDQSIQTGNQQSPGNGRGGRNQRNRSTSSSDTRKQVRQQGQNYQRNDQQQHYQQRNDQQYQRNDFQHQDNNQHFANRQGGNRNMNGRNWNNHQNNQQQQQQQVRRQNPVPNNTTGGRSFYNRSTGLPAPSKAQGPRTNSLKFDEDYDFDKANSEFQEIIKKLSRTKIDDGLDDSTEEVTIVNGASSVNGDSLLHLNDGEQVPIKKNLRIESGNEIAIVENENEGDDDQKTFYDKSKSFFDSISCEAVERSKGHSQRTDWRTERKLNSETFGVAMARRGQYHRGRGGYYNNNNTNYRTNPNSYNNGNNYNNNRQGVNYNYRQQSNNGYMRNNPGNRGYNYRPRSTNKQDQRQPNAVSPQRVAVA, translated from the exons ATGAGTATGCCGGAATTAGGAAGCAAGATCAGCCTAATATCAAAGGCCGATATTAGGTATGAGGGTAAACTGTTCACAGTCGACCCACAGGAATGTACCATTGCCTTGTCTCAcg TACAATCTTTTGGAACAGAGGATCGTCCTACAGAATTTAAGGTTCCAGCACAAAgtcaaatatataactatatattatttcgtggCTCCgatattaaagatattaaagtTATCACTCCTCAAATAGCTCTTAATGATCCTGCTATTGTACag ctatCGGTACCTCCAAATAATATGGGTGGCTTTAATGCTAATTATCAATCTATGGATGAACTAGGTTCAGTCAATCAGGTTGGAAACTCTTATAACCCTATGTCCGGTGTGAACTTAAATGCTGGACCATCACATAAGCAAGCAAGTGAGTCTCCTCTGATTTTAGACCCACAACCAGTAATTCAGCAGAAACAACCGATGACTGCCCAATCTG ATGTCCTGGATTTAATATCTGGTGGTTCCCGTTCATCTACACCTGCCCAgccaaatgtttttaatggtCAACGTAATAGCCCAACTTTTGATCAAAGTATTCAGACTGGAAATCAACAAAGTCCTGGAAATGGAAGAGGAGGAAGAAACCAGCGTAATAGATCTACATCTTCGTCTGATACTCGTAAACAAGTTAGACAACAAgg acaAAATTATCAAAGGAATGATCAGCAGCAGCATTACCAACAACGGAATGACCAACAATATCAAAGGAACGATTTTCAACATCAGGATAATAATCAACATTTC GCTAACCGTCAAGGCGGGAATAGGAATATGAACGGCCGAAATTGGAATAATCACCAAAATAAtcagcagcaacagcaacaacaaGTTAGAAGACAGAATCCGGTTCCAAATAATACTACGGGAGGacgttcattttataatagatctACTGGTCTTCCAGCTCCTAGTAAAGCACAGGGACCTAGAACAAATTCATTGAAATTTGATGAAGATTATGATTTTGATAAGGCAAATAGTGAATTTCAggagattataaaaaaactatcgaGAACcaaaatag ATGATGGTTTAGATGATTCAACCGAAGAAGTTACTATTGTAAATGGAGCATCATCTGTAAATGGTGATTCTTTACTCCATTTAAATGACGGAGAACAAGttcccataaaaaaaaatcttcgtATTGAAAGTGGAAATGAAATTGCTATTGTAGAAAATGAAAACGAAGGCGATGATgatcaaaaaacattttatgataaatccAAATCATTCTTTGATTCAATTAGCTGTGAAGCAGTTGAAAGAAGCAAagg acaTTCTCAAAGGACTGATTGGCGTACGGAACGTAAATTAAATTCAGAGACATTTGGTGTAGCTATGGCAAGGCGTGGTCAATACCACCGTGGTCGTGGAggatattataacaacaataacactAATTACCGTACTAATCCAAACTCCTACAACAATGGTaacaattacaataacaaCCGTCAAGGAGTGAATTACAACTACCGTCAACAATCGAATAATGGATACATGCGTAATAATCCTGGTAACCGTGGCTATAACTACCGTCCAAGATCAACCAACAAACAAGATCAACGCCAACCAAATGCAGTATCTCCTCAACGAGTAGcag taGCCTGA